From a single Nocardioides panzhihuensis genomic region:
- a CDS encoding helix-turn-helix transcriptional regulator, translated as MSKISRRDHLAVAGSANDPNDVLPILWTSREVAEALKVTPSTLCRWRATGKGPRVYWLSPDSPRYRRSDVLAWLEEVAA; from the coding sequence ATGAGCAAGATCAGCCGCCGCGATCACCTGGCCGTCGCGGGATCAGCCAACGACCCGAACGATGTGCTGCCGATCCTCTGGACATCGCGCGAGGTCGCCGAAGCGCTCAAGGTGACGCCGTCGACGCTCTGCCGCTGGCGGGCAACCGGCAAGGGACCTCGCGTCTACTGGCTCTCTCCTGACTCGCCCCGCTATCGCCGTAGCGACGTGCTCGCCTGGCTTGAGGAGGTGGCCGCGTGA
- a CDS encoding DUF3631 domain-containing protein: MADDTTTAENVTVSPGEERLTPADFAPNAGELLLNEVRDAIGKYVILPDAHAMTGVVLWIAATHAVPVWAHAPRLVIRAPEKRCGKSRLLDLAEATCHDPLLTVNASPSAVYRSIGMKTKNPPTILLDEADTIFGPKAGENEDLRGLLNAGHQRNRPALRYNAANSSVERIQTFAMAALAGIGAMPDTIEDRAVVIRMRRRAPGESVAPYRTRRDGPALDNLRKRLNQWVVAHHDHLGTATPDMPVEDRAADTWEPLLAIADLAGGDWPEIGREACVTLTETRDANAQTTLQTRLLTDCRTAFGDAEALPTSVLLDRLKDDPEAPWATYSNPLQGLTAMKLGFLLRDFDIRSDTIRFDTGQAKGYQRAAFADAWARYCAPAPTCLICRQPLAIDDGTRTHPTCDPEARR; this comes from the coding sequence ATGGCCGACGACACCACCACCGCCGAGAACGTCACGGTCAGCCCGGGTGAGGAAAGGCTCACCCCGGCCGACTTCGCGCCCAACGCGGGAGAGCTGCTGCTCAACGAGGTTCGCGATGCGATCGGGAAGTACGTCATCCTCCCCGATGCTCACGCCATGACCGGGGTCGTTCTCTGGATCGCCGCCACCCACGCCGTACCCGTGTGGGCCCACGCGCCCCGCCTGGTGATCCGTGCCCCGGAGAAACGATGCGGCAAGTCGCGGCTGCTCGACCTGGCCGAGGCGACCTGCCATGACCCGCTGCTCACCGTCAACGCCTCACCCAGCGCCGTTTACCGCTCCATCGGGATGAAGACGAAGAACCCGCCCACGATCCTGCTCGACGAGGCCGACACCATCTTCGGACCCAAGGCAGGCGAGAACGAAGACCTACGCGGCCTGCTCAACGCCGGACACCAGCGCAACCGGCCCGCGCTGCGCTACAACGCCGCTAACTCGAGCGTCGAGCGCATCCAGACATTCGCCATGGCCGCCCTCGCTGGGATCGGTGCGATGCCGGACACCATCGAGGACCGCGCCGTCGTTATCCGGATGCGTCGTCGCGCGCCTGGTGAGTCCGTCGCGCCGTACCGGACTCGCCGTGATGGTCCAGCGCTGGACAACCTCCGAAAGCGGCTGAACCAGTGGGTGGTCGCGCATCATGACCACCTCGGCACCGCCACCCCGGACATGCCGGTCGAGGACCGCGCCGCCGACACCTGGGAACCTCTGCTCGCGATCGCCGACCTTGCCGGAGGCGACTGGCCCGAGATCGGCCGCGAAGCCTGCGTCACCCTCACCGAGACCCGCGACGCCAACGCACAGACCACCCTGCAAACCCGACTGCTGACCGACTGCCGTACCGCGTTCGGTGACGCCGAAGCGCTGCCCACCTCGGTCCTGCTCGACCGGCTCAAGGACGACCCCGAGGCACCGTGGGCGACCTACTCCAACCCGCTGCAAGGTCTGACCGCGATGAAACTCGGTTTCCTGCTGCGCGACTTCGACATCCGATCCGACACGATCCGGTTCGACACCGGACAAGCCAAGGGCTACCAGCGTGCCGCGTTCGCCGACGCCTGGGCCCGCTACTGCGCACCCGCCCCAACCTGCCTCATCTGCCGCCAACCTCTCGCGATCGACGACGGCACCCGCACACACCCGACCTGCGACCCGGAGGCCCGTCGATGA
- a CDS encoding DUF3631 domain-containing protein, translating into MTHAFDQRDDQTTPNSEPNPEEQPMADDTTTAENVTVSPGEERLTPADFAPNAGELLLNEVRDAIGKYVILPDAHAMTGVVLWIAATHAVPVWAHAPRLVIRAPEKRCGKSRLLDLAEATCHDPLLTVNASPSAVYRSIGMKTKNPPTILLDEADTIFGPKAGENEDLRGLLNAGHQRNRPALRYNAANSSVERIQTFAMAALAGIGAMPDTIEDRAVVIRMRRRAPGESVAPYRTRRDGPALDNLRKRLNQWVVAHHDHLGTATPDMPVEDRAADTWEPLLAIADLAGGDWPEIGREACVTLTETRDANAQTTLQTRLLTDCRTAFGDAEALPTSVLLDRLKDDPEAPWATYSNPLQGLTAMKLGFLLRDFDIRSDTIRFDTGQAKGYQRAAFADAWARYCAPAPTCLICRQPLAIDDGTRTHPTCDPEARR; encoded by the coding sequence ATGACCCACGCCTTCGACCAACGAGACGACCAGACAACGCCCAACTCGGAACCCAACCCGGAGGAACAACCCATGGCCGACGACACCACCACCGCCGAGAACGTCACGGTCAGCCCGGGTGAGGAAAGGCTCACCCCGGCCGACTTCGCGCCCAACGCGGGAGAGCTGCTGCTCAACGAGGTTCGCGATGCGATCGGGAAGTACGTCATCCTCCCCGATGCTCACGCCATGACCGGGGTCGTTCTCTGGATCGCCGCCACCCACGCCGTACCCGTGTGGGCCCACGCGCCCCGCCTGGTGATCCGTGCCCCGGAGAAACGATGCGGCAAGTCGCGGCTGCTCGACCTGGCCGAGGCGACCTGCCATGACCCGCTGCTCACCGTCAACGCCTCACCCAGCGCCGTTTACCGCTCCATCGGGATGAAGACGAAGAACCCGCCCACGATCCTGCTCGACGAGGCCGACACCATCTTCGGACCCAAGGCAGGCGAGAACGAAGACCTACGCGGCCTGCTCAACGCCGGACACCAGCGCAACCGGCCCGCGCTGCGCTACAACGCCGCTAACTCGAGCGTCGAGCGCATCCAGACATTCGCCATGGCCGCCCTCGCTGGGATCGGTGCGATGCCGGACACCATCGAGGACCGCGCCGTCGTTATCCGGATGCGTCGTCGCGCGCCTGGTGAGTCCGTCGCGCCGTACCGGACTCGCCGTGATGGTCCAGCGCTGGACAACCTCCGAAAGCGGCTGAACCAGTGGGTGGTCGCGCATCATGACCACCTCGGCACCGCCACCCCGGACATGCCGGTCGAGGACCGCGCCGCCGACACCTGGGAACCTCTGCTCGCGATCGCCGACCTTGCCGGAGGCGACTGGCCCGAGATCGGCCGCGAAGCCTGCGTCACCCTCACCGAGACCCGCGACGCCAACGCACAGACCACCCTGCAAACCCGACTGCTGACCGACTGCCGTACCGCGTTCGGTGACGCCGAAGCGCTGCCCACCTCGGTCCTGCTCGACCGGCTCAAGGACGACCCCGAGGCACCGTGGGCGACCTACTCCAACCCGCTGCAAGGTCTGACCGCGATGAAACTCGGTTTCCTGCTGCGCGACTTCGACATCCGATCCGACACGATCCGGTTCGACACCGGACAAGCCAAGGGCTACCAGCGTGCCGCGTTCGCCGACGCCTGGGCCCGCTACTGCGCACCCGCCCCAACCTGCCTCATCTGCCGCCAACCTCTCGCGATCGACGACGGCACCCGCACACACCCGACCTGCGACCCGGAGGCCCGTCGATGA
- a CDS encoding bifunctional DNA primase/polymerase, which produces MMQQQPDTLTDSLTTALDYAARGWRVFPLLPGSKRPATPNHRATDCDGTAPGCRTTHAGWEQRATIRADKITKAWSSNPAYGVGIACGPSRLVVVDLDTHKPGTEIPEPWKSFEITTGADVLDHLAGVHGGTITPTYTVRTVSGGTHLYYAAPADVAYGNTAGKIGWLIDTRAHGGYVAAPPTSIGASAYDIIDDRPAAPLPMFLLDLLTHDRRPATRTSQNRSQDGSRTQARPLQPIGSGEPLRDPDAYVNRVFDIAINGDHANGVAGLLDATKGGRNAALFVAAATVGKLVARDLITEHSALDRLLVAAAGHIAARAYTAYEAENTILSGFRRAATRSAA; this is translated from the coding sequence ATGATGCAGCAGCAGCCTGACACCCTGACCGACAGCCTCACGACCGCTCTGGACTACGCCGCCCGTGGCTGGCGAGTCTTCCCCCTGCTGCCCGGCTCCAAGCGGCCCGCTACGCCGAACCACCGTGCCACCGACTGCGATGGCACCGCCCCGGGGTGCCGCACCACTCACGCCGGGTGGGAGCAACGCGCCACCATCCGCGCCGACAAGATCACCAAAGCATGGTCCAGCAACCCCGCCTACGGAGTCGGGATCGCCTGTGGGCCCTCCCGCCTGGTCGTGGTCGACCTCGACACCCACAAGCCCGGAACCGAGATCCCCGAACCGTGGAAGTCGTTCGAGATCACCACTGGCGCCGACGTGCTCGACCACCTCGCCGGAGTCCACGGCGGCACCATCACCCCGACCTACACCGTGCGCACCGTCTCCGGAGGAACCCACCTCTACTACGCTGCGCCGGCCGATGTGGCCTACGGCAACACAGCCGGAAAGATCGGCTGGTTGATCGACACCCGCGCCCACGGCGGATACGTCGCCGCACCGCCAACCAGCATCGGAGCTAGCGCGTACGACATCATCGACGACCGCCCGGCCGCACCGCTCCCGATGTTCCTGCTCGACCTCCTCACCCACGACCGCCGACCCGCCACCCGCACGTCACAGAACCGCTCTCAGGACGGTTCTAGGACACAGGCCCGACCACTACAGCCGATCGGGTCCGGCGAGCCACTGCGCGACCCGGACGCGTACGTAAACCGCGTCTTCGACATCGCGATCAACGGCGACCACGCAAACGGCGTCGCGGGTCTGCTGGACGCGACCAAGGGCGGCCGAAACGCCGCGCTCTTCGTCGCGGCCGCCACAGTCGGAAAGTTGGTTGCACGCGACCTGATCACCGAACACTCCGCGCTCGACCGGCTGTTGGTCGCTGCCGCTGGGCACATCGCCGCTCGCGCCTACACCGCCTACGAGGCCGAGAACACGATCCTGTCCGGCTTCCGCCGCGCCGCGACCCGGAGCGCCGCATGA
- a CDS encoding helix-turn-helix domain-containing protein, translated as MNAHTTTTKKRPSGLAGVGYGMTFVGFVQVAVTIAPQVAAMIPAAGSAAPAVGVAVALAADVVWAALGHTTIGAYKSGQRAAAYGFGAATAVAVAASTVLLAAVGHMGPWSAIPALAALLLVADGIRDQVTVSPETAAIIRSRTAEIRDQRALAVIEARHAAHMETITGYGESARLAARTRALAEIKVTVERAENRAASRLTRSAEKHAAGAIAYGKLIGRQATLTPDTTPDTRADTAGDTDPDNHPHEITAPGSAVTPAVSVAPTLTVIPDTHDDAHHNEDHIDQCAICDEPLNDEDGDQVHAACAAVELRAYGLPVPEVAGLLDVSDRTVYRWTNSRAAGA; from the coding sequence ATGAACGCGCACACCACCACCACCAAGAAACGGCCCTCTGGCCTCGCTGGTGTCGGCTACGGAATGACCTTCGTTGGCTTCGTCCAGGTCGCTGTGACCATCGCGCCGCAGGTCGCCGCGATGATCCCCGCCGCAGGTTCTGCCGCGCCCGCTGTCGGTGTAGCCGTCGCTCTCGCCGCTGATGTGGTGTGGGCTGCGCTGGGTCACACCACGATCGGTGCCTACAAGTCCGGACAGCGAGCCGCCGCCTACGGCTTCGGTGCCGCCACGGCGGTTGCTGTGGCCGCCTCGACGGTCCTGCTCGCTGCTGTCGGGCACATGGGCCCTTGGTCGGCGATTCCGGCGCTGGCTGCGCTGCTGCTGGTCGCTGACGGGATCCGCGACCAGGTCACCGTCTCCCCGGAGACTGCCGCGATCATCCGGTCCCGCACGGCAGAGATCCGCGACCAGCGAGCCCTGGCCGTGATCGAGGCTCGTCACGCCGCCCACATGGAGACCATCACCGGCTACGGCGAGTCGGCGCGGCTGGCCGCACGTACCCGTGCTCTGGCCGAGATCAAGGTGACCGTCGAGCGCGCCGAGAACCGCGCCGCGTCCCGGCTGACCAGGTCCGCCGAGAAGCACGCGGCCGGGGCGATCGCCTACGGCAAGCTGATCGGCCGTCAGGCGACCCTCACCCCTGACACAACCCCTGACACCAGGGCTGACACCGCGGGTGACACCGACCCTGACAACCACCCTCACGAGATCACTGCTCCCGGCTCCGCTGTCACCCCGGCTGTCAGTGTCGCGCCGACCCTGACTGTCATCCCTGACACCCACGACGACGCGCACCACAACGAGGACCACATCGACCAGTGCGCCATCTGCGATGAGCCGCTGAACGACGAGGACGGCGACCAGGTCCACGCCGCGTGCGCTGCGGTCGAGCTGCGCGCGTACGGGCTGCCCGTGCCCGAGGTCGCCGGGCTGCTCGACGTCTCCGACCGGACCGTCTACCGCTGGACCAATAGCAGGGCTGCGGGTGCCTGA